From Cricetulus griseus strain 17A/GY chromosome 1 unlocalized genomic scaffold, alternate assembly CriGri-PICRH-1.0 chr1_0, whole genome shotgun sequence, a single genomic window includes:
- the Bbs12 gene encoding Bardet-Biedl syndrome 12 protein isoform X2, translating into MSSIALIKELQHQSFRMILIEGDLTESYRHLGFNKSVNIKTKLDSGKPPEDSAEELWTKSVLQVLIQFNVNLVLVQGNVSEYLTERCIHSKRLVIGSVNGSVLQAFAEATRAVPVTYITQVNEDCVGSKVSVTFWTSPHDINRSNRMAILLKTEGINLITVVLTSPVSAQMETKEDRFWSCVYRLYHALKEKKVFLGGGAVEFLCLSHLQILAEKSLNKENHACSGWLPDSSSWMASSLSVYRPTVLKYLASGWHEYLSAVMFNTATHPSAMEASTFIQYHVQNATNSGSPSSYILSKCSKLSSGLFHSGISDNPEVVPRVYDTVTPKTEAWRRALDLVLLVLQTDSEIITGLVHTQINSQELDGVLFL; encoded by the coding sequence ATGTCTAGTATTGCTCTGATAAAGGAATTGCAGCATCAGTCTTTCCGGATGATTCTCATCGAGGGTGATCTCACAGAGAGTTACCGCCACCTGGGATTTAATAAGTCCGTAAATATTAAGACCAAGTTAGATAGTGGGAAACCTCCAGAAGATAGTGCAGAAGAACTGTGGACTAAAAGTGTGTTGCAGGTGTTAATCCAGTTCAATGTGAATCTCGTCCTGGTACAAGGAAATGTATCTGAATACTTAACTGAGAGATGCATACACAGTAAGCGGCTGGTAATTGGTTCAGTAAATGGCAGTGTGCTGCAAGCGTTTGCAGAGGCTACAAGAGCAGTGCCAGTAACCTATATTACACAAGTGAATGAAGACTGTGTGGGCAGCAAGGTCTCTGTGACCTTCTGGACAAGTCCTCACGATATTAACAGGAGCAACAGAATGGCAATCTTGttaaaaacagaaggaattaATTTGATTACAGTAGTACTCACTAGCCCAGTGAGTGCTCAGATGGAAACCAAGGAAGACAGGTTTTGGTCTTGTGTATATCGTTTATATCATGCCCTAAAAGAGAAGAAGGTCTTCCTTGGAGGTGGTGCTGTTGAATTTTTATGTCTTAGCCATCTTCAAATTCTTGCTGAgaaatctttaaataaagaaaatcatgcTTGTTCAGGATGGCTTCCTGATTCTTCCTCTTGGATGGCCTCATCTCTGTCAGTCTACAGACCTACTGTGTTGAAGTACCTGGCAAGTGGGTGGCATGAATACCTGTCAGCTGTCATGTTTAACACTGCCACTCACCCATCGGCAATGGAAGCCAGCACATTCATTCAATATCATGTACAAAATGCTACCAACTCTGGCTCTCCTTCATCTTATATCTTGAGTAAATGTAGTAAACTAAGTAGTGGACTTTTTCATTCCGGTATTTCAGATAACCCGGAGGTAGTTCCAAGAGTTTATGATACTGTTACACCAAAGACTGAAGCATGGCGCCGAGCATTGGATTTAGTGCTCTTAGTGCTTCAGACAGACAGTGAAATAATTACTGGACTTGTCCACACACAGATAAATTCACAGGAATTAGatggagttttatttttatag
- the Bbs12 gene encoding Bardet-Biedl syndrome 12 protein isoform X1, with translation MACRVINKRRHLGLQQLSSFAQTGRSFLGPVKATKFITDAECHESLLISSTVRLLEGLDLTCAVGQLLNEAVQAQSGTYRIGTSTLLFLVGAWSRAVEECLHLGVPTPVIVSVMTEGLSSCIEAVVSLQVPIYNVFDHMDSTSTVDVSLCPFLQVPSDPGLLKEKHDFKDATSQLLSTYGLSGRHAESPKFFKTQAKVETEKKTPQALQNSLYTYSFCRKSALIHSRHFNRTDNSHWINRPNGFLEQYGSTPRTSGCNNLVELAVGLSHGDHSSMTLAEAAVRLQWQSVFLQQANCKAPFMFDISRLLTCCLPGLPETFSCVCLGYVTAVPMSSIALIKELQHQSFRMILIEGDLTESYRHLGFNKSVNIKTKLDSGKPPEDSAEELWTKSVLQVLIQFNVNLVLVQGNVSEYLTERCIHSKRLVIGSVNGSVLQAFAEATRAVPVTYITQVNEDCVGSKVSVTFWTSPHDINRSNRMAILLKTEGINLITVVLTSPVSAQMETKEDRFWSCVYRLYHALKEKKVFLGGGAVEFLCLSHLQILAEKSLNKENHACSGWLPDSSSWMASSLSVYRPTVLKYLASGWHEYLSAVMFNTATHPSAMEASTFIQYHVQNATNSGSPSSYILSKCSKLSSGLFHSGISDNPEVVPRVYDTVTPKTEAWRRALDLVLLVLQTDSEIITGLVHTQINSQELDGVLFL, from the coding sequence ATGGCTTGCAGAGTCATAAACAAAAGAAGACACTTGGGACTTCAACAACTTTCATCATTCGCACAAACCGGAAGGAGTTTCCTAGGCCCAGTAAAAGCCACCAAGTTTATTACAGATGCAGAGTGTCATGAAAGTTTGTTAATCAGCTCAACAGTCAGGCTTCTTGAAGGTTTGGATTTAACCTGTGCTGTGGGGCAGCTTCTCAATGAAGCAGTTCAAGCACAGAGTGGCACATATAGAATTGGAACCAGCACTCTCTTGTTTCTTGTTGGTGCATGGAGTAGAGCTGTTGAAGAATGTCTTCATCTGGGTGTTCCCACTCCAGTAATAGTGTCAGTAATGACCGAAGGCTTGAGTTCTTGCATTGAAGCAGTAGTTTCCCTTCAAGTACCCATATACAATGTGTTTGACCACATGGACAGCACAAGTACAGTTGATGTCAGCTTGTGTCCTTTTCTACAAGTCCCTTCAGATCCTGGGTTGTTAAAGGAAAAGCATGATTTCAAAGATGCTACGTCTCAGTTATTGTCCACTTACGGTCTTTCTGGGAGACATGCAGAATCACCCAAATTCTTCAAAACTCAGGCTAAggttgaaacagaaaaaaaaacgcCACAAGCTCTGCAAAATAGCCTATATACATATTCCTTCTGCAGAAAGTCAGCATTAATTCACAGTAGGCATTTTAACAGGACAGATAATAGCCACTGGATAAACAGACCCAATggatttctagaacaatatggatCGACTCCCAGAACTTCTGGATGTAATAATTTGGTGGAGTTAGCAGTTGGCTTGAGCCATGGAGACCACAGCAGCATGACATTGGCAGAGGCAGCTGTGCGGCTGCAGTGGCAGAGTGTGTTTCTGCAGCAAGCCAACTGTAAGGCACCATTTATGTTTGATATTTCAAGACTCCTCACTTGCTGTCTCCCGGGCTTACCGGAaactttttcttgtgtttgtttagGATATGTCACTGCTGTACCCATGTCTAGTATTGCTCTGATAAAGGAATTGCAGCATCAGTCTTTCCGGATGATTCTCATCGAGGGTGATCTCACAGAGAGTTACCGCCACCTGGGATTTAATAAGTCCGTAAATATTAAGACCAAGTTAGATAGTGGGAAACCTCCAGAAGATAGTGCAGAAGAACTGTGGACTAAAAGTGTGTTGCAGGTGTTAATCCAGTTCAATGTGAATCTCGTCCTGGTACAAGGAAATGTATCTGAATACTTAACTGAGAGATGCATACACAGTAAGCGGCTGGTAATTGGTTCAGTAAATGGCAGTGTGCTGCAAGCGTTTGCAGAGGCTACAAGAGCAGTGCCAGTAACCTATATTACACAAGTGAATGAAGACTGTGTGGGCAGCAAGGTCTCTGTGACCTTCTGGACAAGTCCTCACGATATTAACAGGAGCAACAGAATGGCAATCTTGttaaaaacagaaggaattaATTTGATTACAGTAGTACTCACTAGCCCAGTGAGTGCTCAGATGGAAACCAAGGAAGACAGGTTTTGGTCTTGTGTATATCGTTTATATCATGCCCTAAAAGAGAAGAAGGTCTTCCTTGGAGGTGGTGCTGTTGAATTTTTATGTCTTAGCCATCTTCAAATTCTTGCTGAgaaatctttaaataaagaaaatcatgcTTGTTCAGGATGGCTTCCTGATTCTTCCTCTTGGATGGCCTCATCTCTGTCAGTCTACAGACCTACTGTGTTGAAGTACCTGGCAAGTGGGTGGCATGAATACCTGTCAGCTGTCATGTTTAACACTGCCACTCACCCATCGGCAATGGAAGCCAGCACATTCATTCAATATCATGTACAAAATGCTACCAACTCTGGCTCTCCTTCATCTTATATCTTGAGTAAATGTAGTAAACTAAGTAGTGGACTTTTTCATTCCGGTATTTCAGATAACCCGGAGGTAGTTCCAAGAGTTTATGATACTGTTACACCAAAGACTGAAGCATGGCGCCGAGCATTGGATTTAGTGCTCTTAGTGCTTCAGACAGACAGTGAAATAATTACTGGACTTGTCCACACACAGATAAATTCACAGGAATTAGatggagttttatttttatag
- the Centrin-2 gene encoding centrin-4 isoform X1: protein MCRALLTTLGNDCFAFLLPRRKPVAQAILAPQGPSAPRGHRAASSHQTTLEQWKKKAAKVELNDVQKQEIKEAFDLFDVDGSGTIDVKELKIAMRALGFEPKKDEVRQMTVEIDKGTGTIGFEDFFAIMSVKMSEKDEKEEILKAFKLFDDDATGSISLNNIKRVAKELGENLTEDELQEMLDEADRDGDGEINEEEFLRMMKRTSLS from the exons ATGTGCCGTGCTTTACTCACTACACTAGGAAACGACTGCTTTGCATTCTTGCTGCCTAGGAGGAAGCCAGTGGCTCAAGCCATCCTCGCTCCACAGGGACCTTCCGCCCCGCGAGGACACCGTGCG GCATCCAGCCATCAAACAACTTTAGAGCAGTGGAAGAAAAAAGCAGCAAAAGTTGAGTTGAATGATGtccaaaaacaagaaataaaagaggCCTTTGACTTGTTCGATGTTGATGGGTCTGGAACCATAGATGTGAAAGAATTGAAG ATTGCAATGCGGGCCTTAGGATTTGAGCCAAAGAAAGACGAAGTTAGACAAATGACAGTGGAAATCGACAaagggactggcactattggttttgaagatttttttgcCATTATGAGTGTGAAAATG agtgaaaaagatgagaaggaagaaatactgaaggcttttaaattatttgatgatGATGCTACTGGCAGCATATCACTAAATAATATCAAGAGGGTTGCCAAGGAACTAGGGGAAAACTTAACAGAAGATGAATTGCAG GAAATGCTAGATGAAGCAGATCgtgatggggatggagagattaATGAGGAAGAGTTTTTGAGGATGATGAAGAGGACCAGTCTTTCTtag
- the Centrin-2 gene encoding centrin-4 isoform X2, with amino-acid sequence MASSHQTTLEQWKKKAAKVELNDVQKQEIKEAFDLFDVDGSGTIDVKELKIAMRALGFEPKKDEVRQMTVEIDKGTGTIGFEDFFAIMSVKMSEKDEKEEILKAFKLFDDDATGSISLNNIKRVAKELGENLTEDELQEMLDEADRDGDGEINEEEFLRMMKRTSLS; translated from the exons ATG GCATCCAGCCATCAAACAACTTTAGAGCAGTGGAAGAAAAAAGCAGCAAAAGTTGAGTTGAATGATGtccaaaaacaagaaataaaagaggCCTTTGACTTGTTCGATGTTGATGGGTCTGGAACCATAGATGTGAAAGAATTGAAG ATTGCAATGCGGGCCTTAGGATTTGAGCCAAAGAAAGACGAAGTTAGACAAATGACAGTGGAAATCGACAaagggactggcactattggttttgaagatttttttgcCATTATGAGTGTGAAAATG agtgaaaaagatgagaaggaagaaatactgaaggcttttaaattatttgatgatGATGCTACTGGCAGCATATCACTAAATAATATCAAGAGGGTTGCCAAGGAACTAGGGGAAAACTTAACAGAAGATGAATTGCAG GAAATGCTAGATGAAGCAGATCgtgatggggatggagagattaATGAGGAAGAGTTTTTGAGGATGATGAAGAGGACCAGTCTTTCTtag